ACGTATGTGCTGGATGAGTAtttgataaattaattttttatcaagCTGGTGCATGGTGAGTTGGTTGTCGCAATTGATACTATTCTGTTAATATAAGAATATATCATGGGAAACTATAATGTGTTATGAACCTCGGTGTTATGTATATATTGATTGATTGGGTAATATTATTAGTGAGAAGTTGTTGGTGCTAACTTTGAATTTCAGTTTTGAATGAGGTAGGATAAGTGTTTGGGCGAATTCGAATCTGAATGATTTTTAGGACAACgtgatgaatatattttaaacgggtcgggtacgggtacccgccTGTCGGATACGGGATACCCGTACCCGACAAGGCGGGTACCCGTCACTGTGCGGGTCGGGTAACGGGACAAAGATTTTGGCTACAAacgggtacgggtacccgcgggtacccgtttcgacacccctaaaAAAACCTAAGTATATTATTCACTCAATACGACATCTAATGAGTTGAATACAAGGTGATGGcattttatttcaaatatttGACTCTAATGTAGATGCCACATATAAAACATGTTGTGACTGATGCAGAACATGACCAAAGCTATATTATGAAGTGACAAGAAATCCCCTTCTTGATCATGCACATGTTTCACCACTACCGAATGAGATTGATATGCAAATCCTACTCACTTtagtgaaaattttaaaaaaactatcCTCATATTATTATTCAGAATATCAGTGAAAACATATGTAATTTTGGTTTTTAAGTAAAAAGTTAAGttagtaaaattaattaaaagttgATACAATCAGAGTCAATATTTTGATTGGATCAACGGAAATCTTATCGACCATCGTCTCAAATTCCAAGCATGATACATAATTCAGTAAAGAAAAAACGTCTTACCTATTAATTTAGGTTTCGTCATTATCATAATATGTGGTTTGTATTGGTGGTTAATATTCAAGTAAACATAAAGTGGTAAACTATACtaatataaattgtaaataagttgatgatTCATGCTAATATATATTCCTTCCAcagtaatagaggcatttcattttctgcactcgttttaaaaaaatgatactattaaatagttaaagtggagagaaagtaaagtaagagaaagagaaaggtagagaagagtcttatctacaatattctctcttacttttctttttctccaatttaactatttataattattttttcaaaatgagtgcgcaaaatgaaatatctctattactgtagaacggagggagtatgttgtGGAGATAGTATGCATATATGTACCAAAATAACAAATTAGAAAATGCCTAATTTTCATGTGTACCAAAATAGCAAATTAGAACTATATTTTAGGAAACGATGAAGTAATTAAGAGTCAATACAATAGCTTATTAGTATTTCGAATCAAAACAGAAGTGTAAATACATTCCACATTcacaatgaaaaaataaatgggGAGAACAAAACTTCAAATGAAAGTTAACAGGGGTTTCCAATCACAATCAATTCATCAACCTTGAATGCTAGATCGTAAAGTTCCAAATCACTGGATCAGTTAatcaaaatataactaaaatcaacaaataaaatGTGATTTCTTGAATATGTCAGATGTCACAAGATTACAACACCCCTTATTTATGATGATTGAATATACTAGGCCATAACTATTTCAATATGTTTGGATGTAAAAATGTCAAGTTCTATGATCCAGTTCTATTTCAAGTTGTATATTCACATGTATACGACAAGCAAAAGAACTAAACGACGTGTTAACATATATTTAAGCATACAAACTTAAATGCAGAAGTTCAAATTGTATATTCACATGTATACGACAAGCAAAAGAACTAAACAACGTGTTAACATATATTTAAGCATACAAACTTAAATGCAGAAGAACCGTAGCTTAGGAGTACATGTGAGTGAGAATTGGGATAGTCAGGGTCCGGTTTGACATGATTGGGCAAGACCTATGTCGGAGGTGGAGAGAGTCCCAGATTGATCAACATCCAGGTATTCGAACTCAGCCAGCAGAAGTGAGATGTCTTCTTGATTTATCTTCCCcatctcttttaatttatatatcaCAAATTCAGCTGCCCTGCAACGCATCACCAACATAACTTCAATCAAACGAGCAATATAAGGATCTTGAATAACTCCAGACGGGTGTATTGTCTACCGAATTAAATGACTAAACTTATTCCCTTTCTTGTACAGACTAAGCTAAGCCCCTGATCAGCCTatcaaattttatgtttttttagaaTCATTAACTACACTTACAAGGCCGATGGTTAATCCCCGAGTATCATTAACTACACCTAGTATGCTCCGAGTTCCTTACAGAAAAGGAATTAGTATTGTACTACTTCCTAACACACAACTgcaaatacatatttttaattgaaaagGAAATAATACAAATCATCACTCAGTGGTAAAGAACTGACCCGACAATCCCATTTTCATCGACATCAGCTGCCTCCAAATCAACATTGGTCATCCTCTTGGTTAGGACAAATTTGGCAAGTGCTTTCTGTCTGCTCTCAGTGTTAAGCTCAGCAATATAACACAAGAACTGTGCCAAACAAACAGTACTAGTTAAGATCCAAAATATAGCAAAGACACGTCCTGCCTTGGTGGAGAAGCTTTTATCTCCATAACCCAAAGTTGTAATAGTCGAGCAAACGCAATAGAATGCATCAACCCAATCCAGTTTCTCAACTTGAGTTAGAAACAATGTGCCAACTACAACGAGTACTACAAAGAGGGCCATTGTCACAAGACACTTATAATGAACTTTGTtgtcctccatttccttctGAATCTCACTCGAGCCAGTTTTTCTGTTCATATGCAGAGCCTTGATAAGCAAGATCTCCTGCTTTTCGACAAGGTGATCTGCCCCTTTACTCACCATCAGGCCAATCAAGACCATTCCCGAGAAGACGAAAGCACAGGCAAGAAGCTTCGAGGCTACACTGTTGGGAACAAGGTCTCCATATCCAACAGTGGTCATGGTCACAATGCAGAAGTAAAGAGAATCAAGAACCCGGTCGACCTTATCTCCCTTGATCTGGTCCTGAACGAGGTAAAAGCATACGGCACCGATGGCTAGGTACAGAATCAAGTAAATAGACACCCTTCTGAAACTGGGATTGATGTTAGATAAGGAGGATTCTGAATTTGGAAGACTCCCATCAGCAGTTGTGCTGATCTCCCCAGGAAGGAATTCAGCCAAAGgagcacttctgcaacggcgatATCTTCGTCTTTTGGGATCAATTTTTTGATCATTTTCAGATGCAGGACTCAGTAGATCTCTTAGTAAGGGCTTTTCATCATCACTGCCCATCCCAACAATCAAATTTATTGAATTAAAGAGTTTAAATATTGCTGGAGAACCTGTGTTGAATCAAAGTCAGATACAAAACTCAAACATCAATTAAAGATCAAGCAGCTTAAAAATATTTCACCATCAACAACCAAAATTGGTGAACCCATCACAAATTTCAAATCTATCAGCTATTTTCAGATGTCTTTAGTGATCAGTAAATTTAAAATTGAGCAATTCAACGAATTTACGGCTTATATAGACTCCGATTGAAGAAATTAGCTAAACAATCAACCAAAGGGGAAGAAACAGTAGATCTATATTCAAGTGCAAGCAGCCAACAAGAAGTAGAAAAGAAGAGGCGTTTGAGAAATTGGAAATCCGACTTACGAGCAGAGTGTGGTGATTGAGTTGCGTCGTCTCCAGAAATTAGTGGAATTTGTTATCTTGTGTTGTTTCAGAAATGCACATCTGCGACCTCGGCCGACAGTTagttcttcatcttcttctttttcgtTAATTTTTTTTGCCGTTTGAATAAATAATGGAGTTAGTGGTGGCAAAGTCAAAACAAAGGGTTGTTAGTTAGTGAAATCTAATGAAATCGTGCGTTGGCAGTTATACTAAATGACACATGTGACATTGATGTCTGTTTAAGAATTAATGAGATTATGAAATTGAGAGTTGACTAATAAGGTTTCATCCAAAACATTTCTTGACAGTTTAATACTAGAAAATTTGTTAcgataatgaaataaaataagattgaaaatttgatgtgggatgttttatttttcctttaattttatatggagtatataaataacTATTTCCTTTTACTTTTTCCTTTTGACTTTTACAGCCCATTAGAGCAGTAATTCCATACCATAGGACAAAAGTATATATTTCATCCATCCTTTATGCTCTCGATtttttgggaagattaatcAAAAACGCTattgaagattgaagaaccAATTCAACCTTGTGAGTTTTattgtattatttcttttatttattcttttagAATGCTGTTTTTAGTTTCCAAGTCTATGGAACTAAATATTGATggattttatattttgaaaataaattactattgtgattttttaagtATTTATACTCTTGtttatttcaaattcaaattttacttCAACTATTCTATGCTTTTGGTGGACTACGATTTCATATCACTCGATATATgtaggggcggacgcagaaataaataCGAGTAAGggctaaattttcaaaattttatttaaaaataaattttcaagtAATTTAGATTATCAATAGGGGCTTTTATACTATAATATGTGTAAAATATGGATACATTTTGAAACTTTAtaatagaaaattttaaaaaaattagattcaTTAGGGGCTAAAGCCCTACCCCATTTATATGTAGGTCCGCCCCTGGATATATGTATGAATAGATTCGAGAGGTGTGCAATGTTAATCGATTGAGATAATTAATTAACTTTAGGTAGGTGGCCTGCCAAAGGATTCGAGAACCTAATTTATGAGGGCTTAGTCGTATTGGTTGGATtatgatcaatgtcgaactaatttttaGTGGTTGGATtatgatcaatgtcgaactaatttttaGTGCGGAATCTTGGAACCcttcatttttacttttttagtattttttcaGTTTATTTTAGAATATTGTGAGATAACACAAGGttcatttttagtccgtttGAGTTTATTTTACACGGAGTTCATTTTTAGATCATCTTAGTTCATTCTAGAAAAAGATTAATGAAATAAATGATCTTAAAATAAACCTCGTACTATCTAATTATGAACTCCTTATTGAATAGACGGTTTGACACTAGAAAATAGTTACGCATATATCACAACCTTGTATTGGTTAGTAGCTTGAAGGATATTTTTCGTTCTACATATATTGATCGTCAAAAATATCTATCGCCACAGATGTCTAATGTAGCTAGTATTGAATTAATAgttaatactccatttgtctcataaaaatagataTTTTGGGGGCGACGAGAGCTTTAATGCAAAAatggtaaagtatgagaaatatagtggagaatgggttacatctcattaaaaaataaagttaCTAAAAATAGAGATGGATTATTCTATGGGtgtaccaaaatgaaaaaaatgtcaCTTTTTATACAAgagtataagagcatccacatcggcgagctgcaactcgtccgtccgtccgtgccagcggtgcggcaccgctgtccgccgATGCGCTCTTGccactggcacggcgctgctcgatgcatcgagcacgtccgtgccaacgagcAACATACGTGGCAAGcggtgattggccaacggcatagcccaTGTACTTCTTTCGTAGTTCTTTAAAATTTCTACCCATTGGTCTCATTTCTAGCCCATATACTTCTTGTTCAACATGCCTATGTATTGACTGGCTACCCCTAGATGATGCAACATGTGTATGAGATGTTTCTGCAGTTAATGAATTATGCAGGGCGGCTGACCTTTCTCTCCTCGACGACATATGTTCAGGAATATCCATGTTCCTGATAATTCAAATGCAAATGCAACTTATAACCAATACGTATCATATGCAATGCATGGATGCAATGTCCCAGCGGGATCCTTATCCCTGCTCTTATACCACCTAAACTGTCATGACCTCAACCTCTCTGACGTATAcacttactataaataaatcccttatcataaaagtaatcaatacacgtgtctaattcatagaacacacatattatataatttaaaattcaacatttatcaagtacatatttaaaaacattctacacagtagtggaaccctctcaccactctatatactttacatttatctacatgcaaaatgatgaggaggagaaggttgccaatatgcgtcagccgccgaacctgataacatgtggagttcctatgacccacgtcagtcaaaactttactactatcttattcctgaaaaatttagtggtttatatgagccacaactcagtatatataaattccaCATTTAATCTCACGtgatacaaacatcaaacatattcttttatcaatatatataatcagaaacaata
This sequence is a window from Salvia splendens isolate huo1 chromosome 5, SspV2, whole genome shotgun sequence. Protein-coding genes within it:
- the LOC121805492 gene encoding two-pore potassium channel 1, with amino-acid sequence MGSDDEKPLLRDLLSPASENDQKIDPKRRRYRRCRSAPLAEFLPGEISTTADGSLPNSESSLSNINPSFRRVSIYLILYLAIGAVCFYLVQDQIKGDKVDRVLDSLYFCIVTMTTVGYGDLVPNSVASKLLACAFVFSGMVLIGLMVSKGADHLVEKQEILLIKALHMNRKTGSSEIQKEMEDNKVHYKCLVTMALFVVLVVVGTLFLTQVEKLDWVDAFYCVCSTITTLGYGDKSFSTKAGRVFAIFWILTSTVCLAQFLCYIAELNTESRQKALAKFVLTKRMTNVDLEAADVDENGIVGAAEFVIYKLKEMGKINQEDISLLLAEFEYLDVDQSGTLSTSDIGLAQSCQTGP